A region of Triplophysa dalaica isolate WHDGS20190420 chromosome 20, ASM1584641v1, whole genome shotgun sequence DNA encodes the following proteins:
- the eif4e2rs1 gene encoding eukaryotic translation initiation factor 4E family member 2 related sequence 1 gives MNQFEHLKEEDSAEQEEMKDQNDIDGGSINNNNNNIRRKAVSPGPGEHPLQYNYTFWYSRRTPSRPANTQSYEQNIRQMGTVASVEQFWKFYSHLVRPGDLTGHSDFHLFKEGIKPMWEDEANKNGGKWIIRLRKGLASRFWENIILAMLGEQFMVGEEICGVVVSIRFQEDILSIWNKTANDQVTTSRIRDTLRRVLNLPPNTIMEYKTHNDSLKDNSSFRNTKITL, from the exons ATGAATCAGTTTGAACA TTTGAAAGAGGAAGACTCAGCCGAGCAGGAGGAGATGAAGGATCAGAATGATATCGACGGAGGatcaataaacaacaataataacaacatcAGACGGAAG GCTGTATCTCCTGGTCCAGGTGAACATCCTCTGCAGTACAACTACACCTTCTGGTACTCGCGCCGCACACCCAGCAGACCCGCAAACACACAGAGCTACGAGCAGAACATCAGACAGATGGGAACAGTGGCGTCG GTGGAACAGTTCTGGAAGTTCTACAGTCATCTGGTTCGACCTGGAGACCTGACGGGTCACAGCGACTTTCACCTCTTCAAAGAGGGAATCAAGCCCATGTGggag GATGAGGCAAATAAAAACGGTGGGAAGTGGATTATCCGCCTGCGGAAGGGCCTGGCGTCACGCTTCTGGGAGAACATCATCCTGGCCATGTTGGGAGAGCAGTTCATGGTGGGCGAGGAGATCTGTGGGGTGGTTGTGTCCATCCGCTTCCAG GAGGATATTCTGTCTATCTGGAATAAAACCGCCAATGATCAAGTGACCACATCACGAATAAGAGACACGCTGCGGCGTGTGCTCAACCTGCCGCCCAACACCATCATGGAGTACAAGACGCACAACGACAGCCTCAA GGATAATTCCAGCTTCCGTAACACGAAGATCACCTTGTGA